A genomic window from Variovorax paradoxus includes:
- a CDS encoding FABP family protein, with amino-acid sequence MEQQFPRDIYTEPEPDPHTLANLGPLTALAGIWIGKAGHDVSPKEDGPEAEAYIEHAEFQPIDAQTNGPQIFYGLRYHLRIVKPDDVETFHDQVGYWLWEPATGALIQTLSIPRGLTAMATGHAKAGDRSFRLEAVRGGETNGIVANPFLEHAFKTLRYSIQVTIHDDGSWSYELETVLSVLGKPEPFSHTDRNTLRKIGEPTPNPTAQAAMAANAAA; translated from the coding sequence ATGGAACAGCAGTTTCCCCGCGACATCTACACGGAACCCGAGCCCGATCCGCACACGCTCGCCAACCTGGGCCCGCTCACGGCCCTGGCGGGCATCTGGATCGGCAAGGCCGGCCACGACGTGAGCCCGAAGGAGGACGGCCCCGAGGCCGAGGCCTACATCGAGCACGCAGAGTTCCAGCCCATCGACGCGCAGACCAACGGGCCGCAGATCTTCTACGGGCTGCGCTACCACTTGCGCATCGTCAAGCCCGACGACGTGGAGACTTTTCACGATCAGGTCGGCTACTGGCTGTGGGAGCCCGCCACGGGCGCGCTGATCCAGACACTGTCGATCCCGCGCGGGCTCACGGCCATGGCCACGGGGCACGCGAAGGCCGGCGACCGCAGCTTCAGGCTCGAAGCGGTGCGCGGCGGCGAGACCAATGGCATCGTGGCCAACCCTTTCCTGGAGCATGCGTTCAAGACACTGCGCTACAGCATTCAGGTGACGATCCACGACGACGGCAGCTGGTCGTACGAGCTGGAAACGGTGCTCAGCGTGCTCGGAAAGCCCGAGCCCTTCAGCCACACCGACCGCAACACGCTGCGCAAGATCGGCGAGCCCACGCCGAACCCGACTGCGCAAGCTGCGATGGCGGCGAACGCCGCAGCCTGA
- a CDS encoding Bug family tripartite tricarboxylate transporter substrate binding protein, with amino-acid sequence MKKNKLATLLLAGLVAAGAWAQDWPAKPVRVIVPAPAGSSLDLIARTLADRLRVMWKQPVVIETKAGAGGLIGMDTVAKAPHDGYTLGIGFNGPIAFGPYMYARMPYAPARDLVPIVLTTSQPNVLAVQAGNPANTLPEFVEWAKKRGSKFSYASVGAGSSSHLTMELFRSAAHIEAVHVPYSGSPPAGLSVAAGDTQALFTVAPALLPLIQGQRVKLIAVTSAKRSELMKDLPTVAESGYPGFESLAWNGLFSASGTPPEVVRRINADVNAVLQEPAVRELLANQGLVAGGGSTEEFKAFIDSEGRKWGAIIAKVGIRLDQ; translated from the coding sequence GTGAAGAAGAACAAACTCGCCACGCTGTTGCTCGCTGGCCTGGTGGCCGCCGGCGCCTGGGCCCAGGACTGGCCCGCCAAGCCCGTGCGCGTGATCGTGCCCGCACCGGCCGGCAGCTCGCTCGACCTGATCGCGCGCACGCTGGCCGACCGCCTGCGCGTGATGTGGAAGCAGCCCGTGGTGATCGAGACCAAGGCCGGAGCGGGCGGCCTGATCGGCATGGATACGGTGGCCAAGGCGCCGCACGACGGCTACACGCTGGGCATTGGCTTCAACGGCCCGATTGCCTTCGGCCCCTACATGTATGCGCGCATGCCCTATGCGCCCGCGCGCGACCTGGTGCCCATCGTGCTCACGACCTCGCAGCCCAACGTGCTGGCGGTGCAGGCGGGAAACCCCGCGAACACGCTGCCCGAGTTCGTCGAATGGGCGAAGAAGCGCGGCAGCAAGTTCAGCTATGCATCGGTGGGCGCGGGCAGCTCGTCGCACCTCACGATGGAGCTGTTTCGCAGCGCGGCGCACATCGAGGCGGTGCATGTGCCGTATTCGGGTTCGCCGCCCGCGGGGCTTTCGGTGGCGGCCGGTGACACGCAGGCGTTGTTCACGGTGGCGCCCGCGCTGCTGCCGCTGATCCAGGGCCAGCGCGTGAAGCTCATCGCCGTGACCAGTGCCAAGCGCTCCGAGCTCATGAAAGACCTGCCCACCGTGGCCGAGTCGGGCTACCCGGGTTTCGAGTCGCTGGCCTGGAACGGCTTGTTCTCCGCCAGCGGCACACCGCCCGAGGTGGTGCGCCGTATCAACGCCGACGTCAACGCCGTGCTGCAGGAGCCGGCCGTGCGCGAGCTGCTGGCCAACCAGGGGCTGGTGGCGGGCGGCGGCTCGACGGAAGAGTTCAAGGCCTTCATCGACAGCGAAGGCCGCAAATGGGGTGCGATCATTGCCAAGGTCGGCATCCGCCTCGACCAATAA
- a CDS encoding winged helix-turn-helix transcriptional regulator, translating into MGNSKTPSKKTAPVEEAEAAPADVWSADCPSRRVLELIANKWALLVIPLLRGKPQRNNELLRKVGGISQKMLTQTLRDLELNGLVLREDHQTVPPHVEYRLSPLGLSLSKTLIAVDRWAEANHAQIDAARHRQ; encoded by the coding sequence ATGGGAAATTCAAAGACGCCATCGAAGAAGACCGCGCCTGTGGAAGAAGCCGAAGCCGCGCCGGCCGATGTGTGGAGCGCCGATTGCCCCTCGCGCCGCGTGCTGGAGCTCATCGCCAACAAGTGGGCGCTGCTGGTCATTCCGCTGCTGCGCGGTAAGCCGCAGCGCAACAACGAGCTGCTGCGCAAGGTCGGGGGTATCTCGCAGAAGATGCTCACTCAGACCCTGCGCGACCTCGAGCTCAATGGGCTGGTGCTGCGCGAAGACCACCAGACGGTGCCGCCGCATGTCGAGTACAGGCTCAGCCCGCTCGGCCTGTCATTGAGCAAGACGCTGATCGCCGTGGACCGCTGGGCCGAGGCGAACCATGCGCAGATCGACGCGGCGCGGCACCGTCAGTGA
- a CDS encoding DMT family transporter: MGWIFLLAAGLVEIAMAAALKQSEDWTRLVPSVAGVSTALLSIYLLTRALRYLPLGPAYAIWTGIGSVGVVLTGVLFFGEALSAPRMACIALVIGGTVGLRFIES; this comes from the coding sequence ATGGGTTGGATATTTCTGTTGGCTGCCGGTCTCGTCGAGATCGCCATGGCCGCCGCACTCAAGCAGTCGGAAGACTGGACACGGCTCGTGCCGTCGGTTGCAGGCGTATCGACCGCGCTGCTCAGCATCTACCTGCTGACCAGGGCGCTGCGCTACCTCCCGCTGGGTCCGGCCTACGCGATCTGGACCGGCATCGGCTCGGTGGGCGTGGTGCTGACGGGCGTTTTGTTCTTCGGGGAGGCGCTTTCTGCACCGCGGATGGCATGCATCGCGCTGGTAATCGGCGGTACCGTGGGCCTTCGATTCATCGAAAGCTGA
- a CDS encoding DUF427 domain-containing protein: MFATAERTIKTPGPDHPITIAPNPLRVVVSVDGCVVADTREALTLREAHFGTVHYIPRKDVKMSLLERTSHATYCPYKGECNYYSIPAGGERSVNAVWTYESPYEHVSQIKDYVAFYPDRVGPIEERVY; the protein is encoded by the coding sequence ATGTTCGCTACCGCAGAACGCACCATCAAGACCCCCGGCCCCGACCATCCGATCACCATTGCACCCAACCCGCTTCGCGTGGTGGTGTCGGTCGATGGCTGCGTCGTCGCCGATACGCGCGAAGCGTTGACGCTGCGCGAGGCGCACTTCGGAACCGTGCACTACATACCCCGCAAGGACGTGAAGATGTCGCTGCTCGAGCGCACGTCTCATGCAACCTACTGCCCGTACAAGGGCGAGTGCAACTACTACAGCATTCCGGCCGGCGGCGAGCGCTCGGTGAATGCGGTGTGGACCTACGAGTCGCCCTACGAGCATGTCTCGCAGATCAAGGACTACGTGGCGTTCTATCCGGACCGCGTGGGGCCGATCGAAGAGCGCGTCTACTAG
- a CDS encoding helicase SNF2: protein MTASKLLSAISLALLAAAGAAHAESYDGVHQLTSATSRADVASQAVVAARSGNPYADGANSGPVQLIASTTSRAAVRAEAVAAAHSENPYAEGVTSRVAPVLASGVDRSTVRAAARAAARGDALPL, encoded by the coding sequence ATGACCGCCTCGAAGCTCCTCTCCGCCATCTCCCTCGCACTGCTGGCTGCTGCCGGTGCCGCTCATGCCGAAAGCTATGACGGCGTGCATCAACTGACCTCGGCCACCAGCCGCGCCGACGTTGCCAGCCAGGCTGTGGTAGCCGCACGCAGCGGCAACCCCTACGCCGACGGCGCCAACTCGGGCCCCGTGCAACTGATCGCCTCGACGACCAGCCGCGCTGCAGTCCGCGCTGAAGCGGTGGCTGCCGCTCACAGCGAGAACCCGTATGCCGAAGGCGTGACCTCGCGTGTCGCTCCGGTGCTGGCAAGCGGTGTTGATCGCTCCACCGTGCGTGCCGCAGCCCGCGCTGCTGCTCGTGGTGACGCTCTGCCGCTGTAA
- a CDS encoding cupredoxin domain-containing protein: MKRAFLTTTAFATLLAASVTGAAASGAHDNAIGQPGMAAKATRTVQVDMTDGMRFTPADISVKQGETVRFVVKNSGKLKHELVLGTQQDLKAHYASMMKNPEMEHAEPNMVTLAPGKTGEVVWQFTKAGKVDFGCLQAGHYDAGMKGVVNVASAAGK; this comes from the coding sequence ATGAAGCGCGCATTCCTCACCACCACCGCTTTCGCCACGTTGCTCGCCGCATCTGTCACAGGCGCAGCCGCATCGGGCGCGCACGACAACGCCATCGGCCAGCCCGGCATGGCTGCCAAGGCGACTCGCACGGTCCAGGTCGACATGACCGACGGCATGCGCTTCACGCCAGCCGACATCAGCGTCAAGCAGGGCGAGACCGTGCGCTTCGTGGTCAAGAACTCCGGCAAGCTGAAGCATGAGCTGGTGCTCGGCACCCAGCAGGACCTGAAGGCGCACTACGCCTCCATGATGAAGAACCCGGAGATGGAGCACGCCGAGCCGAACATGGTGACGCTCGCACCGGGCAAGACCGGCGAGGTCGTCTGGCAGTTCACCAAGGCGGGCAAGGTCGACTTCGGGTGCCTGCAGGCGGGGCACTACGACGCCGGGATGAAGGGCGTGGTGAACGTGGCCAGTGCCGCGGGCAAATAG
- a CDS encoding DUF2845 domain-containing protein, giving the protein MRKFAASTLFLSLFALMHAGTASAQSLSCNGSLSGVGDSKFLVVQKCGEPLSKEFVCVPRPQVAWVLSPYPGGPAQQVITQQCVPMEDWVYHRGQGSFLGIVRFYNGAVESVRDGDRVR; this is encoded by the coding sequence ATGCGCAAATTCGCCGCGAGCACCCTCTTCCTTTCTCTTTTCGCTCTCATGCACGCCGGCACCGCATCTGCCCAATCGCTGAGCTGCAACGGCTCGCTCTCCGGCGTCGGCGACTCCAAGTTCTTGGTGGTGCAGAAGTGCGGCGAGCCACTGTCCAAGGAGTTCGTCTGCGTGCCCCGCCCGCAGGTGGCGTGGGTGCTTTCGCCCTACCCCGGTGGCCCGGCGCAGCAAGTGATAACGCAGCAGTGCGTGCCGATGGAAGACTGGGTCTACCACCGCGGCCAGGGCAGCTTCCTGGGCATCGTTCGCTTCTACAACGGCGCGGTGGAGTCGGTGCGCGACGGAGACCGGGTGCGGTAG
- a CDS encoding cupin domain-containing protein: MNTMPLFLRHRAGAGLAVLTVAAVGWALLPHASRQSTVQFIDDICSTVGRPMFASAPAPEGSAAAARPQTSTKVISCEALPNVPGKSVTTVLVDFPPMAYSPAHRHPGSVTAIILEGTVRSQLAGGPVGDYKLGETFFEPPRTLHLFAENPDPVKPAKLVAVFVAEENCGPLLLPP; the protein is encoded by the coding sequence ATGAACACGATGCCTCTCTTCCTGCGCCACCGTGCGGGCGCCGGGCTTGCGGTGCTCACTGTCGCCGCCGTGGGCTGGGCATTGCTGCCGCACGCGAGCAGGCAATCGACCGTGCAGTTCATCGATGACATCTGCAGCACCGTGGGCCGCCCGATGTTCGCATCGGCGCCGGCCCCCGAAGGCTCAGCCGCCGCGGCACGGCCGCAGACCTCGACCAAGGTGATCTCCTGCGAGGCGCTGCCCAACGTGCCCGGCAAGTCGGTCACCACCGTCCTCGTCGACTTTCCGCCAATGGCCTATTCGCCGGCCCACAGGCATCCGGGTTCGGTGACCGCCATCATTCTCGAAGGCACGGTGCGCTCGCAGTTGGCCGGTGGTCCGGTGGGCGACTACAAGCTGGGGGAGACCTTCTTCGAACCGCCGCGCACGCTGCATCTGTTCGCGGAGAACCCCGATCCGGTGAAGCCCGCCAAGCTGGTGGCGGTGTTCGTGGCGGAAGAGAACTGCGGGCCGCTGCTGCTGCCACCCTGA
- a CDS encoding NAD-dependent epimerase/dehydratase family protein: MSEKVFLAGATGAVGAALVPLLIEAGYSVHGSTRHADRAGALEAQGVHPVVVDVFDATALQAALVRIAPWGVIHQLTDLPKDLDPSRMAAAAVLNARVRTEGTRNLVAAAEAAGAKRLVAQSIAWAYAPEPKPFTEEQPLDTEAEGVRRISVDGVIALEKCVMAAQGMTATVLRYGQLYGPNTSTDTPKDPSPLHVEAAARAALLALQRSPGGIFNIAEDGADVSSEKAKRALGWRADARLSQGAMP, translated from the coding sequence ATGAGCGAGAAGGTATTTTTGGCGGGTGCCACCGGAGCGGTCGGCGCTGCGCTGGTTCCGTTGCTTATCGAAGCGGGCTACTCCGTGCATGGCAGCACGCGGCACGCCGACCGCGCGGGCGCGCTGGAGGCGCAGGGCGTGCATCCGGTCGTCGTCGACGTGTTCGATGCGACAGCGCTGCAGGCCGCGCTGGTGCGCATCGCGCCTTGGGGAGTGATCCATCAGCTAACCGATCTGCCGAAAGACCTTGACCCGAGCCGCATGGCCGCGGCTGCGGTGCTCAATGCACGCGTGCGCACCGAGGGCACGCGCAACCTCGTGGCTGCAGCAGAGGCCGCGGGCGCGAAGCGGCTGGTGGCGCAGAGCATCGCCTGGGCCTATGCACCGGAGCCCAAGCCATTCACGGAAGAGCAGCCGCTCGACACGGAGGCTGAAGGCGTCCGCCGCATCAGCGTCGACGGCGTGATAGCTCTGGAGAAATGCGTGATGGCCGCGCAGGGCATGACCGCCACCGTGCTGCGCTATGGGCAGCTCTACGGGCCGAACACTTCGACCGATACACCCAAAGACCCGAGCCCGCTGCACGTCGAGGCCGCGGCGCGGGCTGCGTTGCTGGCGCTTCAGCGTTCGCCAGGCGGCATCTTCAACATCGCCGAAGACGGCGCAGATGTCAGCAGCGAGAAGGCGAAGCGCGCGCTGGGCTGGCGCGCCGATGCCCGGCTGTCTCAAGGAGCCATGCCATGA
- the pdxR gene encoding MocR-like pyridoxine biosynthesis transcription factor PdxR produces the protein MTPKLDRAKETPLFRQIYERYRSAIEQGTLRPGDRVASARSLAGELGVARGTVETAYNQLMGEGYFSSRGQAGTVVSPSLPLHRTARREPRRTDARASGDALKQPGEPLPMQLGIPALDVFPRKLWSRLTARRARATNTADMFYGDPCGYPPLREAIAAYLLVSRGVSCHASQVLVTGGYRASLALVARTLLKKDDRVWIEDPGFPPTQEVLRAAGQRTVPVPVDEDGLVVARGQRKAPKARMAIVTPSHQAPLGVSMTLARRLQLLEWASQANAWIVEDDYDGEYRYAGAPLPALKSLDGHDRVLYAGSFSKVLYPGLALGYVVVPESLRTRFEEAARTWSNGSPQITQAVVADFMREGHFPRHLKKMRLLYARRRAMLVAGLLKAFGDTVRIDLRSGGMHLIARFDGRREGDVTLARRAQQAGLNCQPLSARGVAGPCEQGLLMGFTNIATAAEANRLAAKLRAAFGSLG, from the coding sequence ATGACACCGAAGCTCGACCGCGCGAAAGAAACGCCGCTGTTCCGCCAGATCTACGAGCGCTACCGAAGCGCCATCGAGCAAGGCACGCTGCGCCCCGGCGACCGAGTGGCATCGGCGCGCAGCCTGGCCGGTGAGCTCGGCGTGGCGCGCGGCACCGTCGAGACGGCCTACAACCAGCTGATGGGCGAAGGCTATTTTTCTTCGCGCGGACAGGCGGGTACCGTGGTCTCGCCGTCGCTGCCGCTGCATCGGACAGCACGGCGGGAGCCCCGGCGCACGGATGCGCGGGCGTCCGGCGATGCACTCAAGCAGCCGGGCGAACCGCTACCCATGCAGTTGGGCATTCCGGCGCTCGACGTATTCCCGCGCAAGCTGTGGTCGCGCCTTACGGCCCGCCGTGCGCGGGCTACGAACACTGCCGACATGTTCTACGGCGACCCTTGCGGCTACCCGCCGTTGCGCGAGGCCATTGCGGCCTATCTGCTGGTGTCGCGCGGCGTGTCGTGCCATGCCTCGCAGGTGCTGGTGACGGGCGGCTACCGCGCATCGCTCGCGCTTGTCGCACGCACGCTGCTGAAGAAGGATGACCGCGTGTGGATCGAGGACCCGGGCTTTCCGCCGACGCAGGAAGTGCTGCGCGCCGCAGGCCAGCGCACGGTGCCCGTGCCGGTGGACGAAGATGGCCTCGTCGTCGCCCGTGGCCAGCGCAAGGCACCGAAGGCGCGCATGGCAATCGTCACGCCCTCGCACCAGGCGCCGCTGGGCGTATCGATGACGCTCGCGCGCCGGCTGCAGTTGCTCGAATGGGCTTCGCAGGCGAACGCATGGATCGTCGAGGACGATTACGACGGCGAGTACCGCTATGCCGGAGCGCCGCTGCCGGCGCTCAAGAGCCTCGACGGCCACGACCGCGTGCTGTACGCGGGCAGCTTCTCGAAGGTGCTCTACCCCGGGCTGGCGCTGGGCTACGTGGTGGTGCCCGAATCGCTGCGCACGCGCTTCGAGGAGGCCGCGCGCACGTGGTCGAACGGCAGCCCGCAGATCACGCAGGCCGTGGTGGCGGATTTCATGCGCGAGGGGCACTTCCCGCGCCACCTGAAGAAGATGCGCCTGCTCTATGCGCGACGGCGCGCGATGCTCGTGGCCGGCTTGCTGAAGGCCTTCGGCGACACGGTGCGCATCGACCTGCGCAGCGGCGGCATGCATCTGATCGCGCGTTTCGACGGGCGCCGCGAAGGCGATGTGACGCTGGCCCGCCGCGCACAACAGGCGGGGCTGAACTGCCAGCCGCTGTCGGCACGCGGTGTCGCGGGGCCCTGCGAGCAGGGCCTGCTGATGGGCTTCACCAACATCGCCACCGCCGCCGAAGCGAACCGGCTCGCGGCAAAGCTGCGCGCGGCTTTCGGTTCTTTGGGTTGA